One part of the Sorangiineae bacterium MSr11954 genome encodes these proteins:
- a CDS encoding SDR family NAD(P)-dependent oxidoreductase — protein sequence MGLLDGKVAIITGAGGGIGRAHALLFAHEGAKVVVNDVGGARDGSGEDSGAAALVAQEIEHAGGKAVAHTESVTEASGAQSLVRAAVEAFGRADILVNNAGILRDKTFLKMDEAMWDSVVSVHLKGSFLVSQAFAKQAVAQGEGGRIVNTTSVSGMLGNFGQANYAAAKAGIYGLTRTMSIELQKQRITVNALAPIAKTRMTEDLPMFQGVDTMTADHIAPAALFLASDLCGDRTGYVLAVAGARMYAFKVVETAGRFKDGDGGIWSAQEIADHWDAIVKG from the coding sequence ATGGGTCTTCTGGACGGCAAGGTCGCGATCATCACGGGTGCGGGCGGCGGCATCGGGCGGGCGCACGCTCTTCTCTTTGCGCACGAAGGGGCGAAGGTGGTGGTCAACGACGTCGGCGGAGCCCGCGATGGCTCCGGAGAAGACAGCGGCGCCGCGGCCCTGGTCGCGCAAGAGATCGAGCACGCCGGCGGCAAGGCGGTGGCGCACACCGAATCGGTCACCGAGGCGAGCGGCGCCCAGAGCCTGGTGCGCGCGGCGGTGGAGGCCTTCGGCCGCGCCGACATCCTCGTCAACAACGCCGGCATTCTGCGGGACAAGACGTTCCTCAAGATGGACGAGGCCATGTGGGACTCGGTCGTCTCGGTGCACTTGAAAGGGTCGTTCCTGGTCTCGCAAGCCTTCGCGAAACAAGCCGTCGCGCAGGGCGAGGGCGGGCGCATCGTCAACACCACCAGCGTGAGCGGGATGCTCGGCAACTTCGGCCAGGCCAACTACGCCGCCGCCAAGGCCGGCATCTACGGCCTGACGCGCACGATGTCGATCGAGCTCCAAAAGCAGCGCATCACGGTCAACGCGCTGGCGCCCATCGCCAAGACGCGCATGACCGAAGATCTGCCGATGTTCCAGGGCGTGGACACGATGACCGCCGACCACATCGCGCCGGCCGCGCTCTTTCTGGCGAGCGATCTATGCGGCGATCGTACGGGCTACGTGCTGGCGGTGGCCGGCGCCCGCATGTACGCCTTCAAGGTGGTGGAGACCGCGGGTCGCTTCAAAGACGGCGACGGCGGGATCTGGTCGGCGCAAGAGATCGCCGATCATTGGGACGCGATCGTCAAAGGGTGA
- a CDS encoding glycoside hydrolase family 1 protein, with product MMPRWGRSLPIFVFTSSLGLALLPAAAGCDKTNPDDFQPPVRDAQARDTGSDAGEVGPEEVTFPQGFLWGSATSAFQTEKGIAHADWSKWVTQDPPKIKRGEKPDVGGPDSLNHIDDDVRALKESGQNAYRFSIEWARIYPTRESFDKDLPDGNALAVYDGLLTKLRAAGITPLVTLVHFSLPDYLATAGQTGWEDPSAVALFTTYAERMAARFKDKVDDWVTINEPLVVAISGYIAGVHPPGAVGQTARAFKVAQIQARAHARAYDAIHRVDTVSAAGPDAGGVAARVSVAAHLRTFHAENPDNAEDVSAAKRIEYVWNRWFLDAIVKGDWDDDFDGKLDGPNDKRADPELVRRADYIGINYYSDTLVSTTGSPKIPGLDVALSEANLNTGRAKTDVRWDIYPEGLRTVLLAAKDYGLPLLITENGLADASDKNRPRFLAEHIYQAGWAMQQGVPLLGYFHWSLVDNFEWESGYCPKFGLFSYDPNTGARTARPSASAYRGIITAGKLRRETLASFPAYATPTFCE from the coding sequence ATGATGCCGCGATGGGGCCGTTCGCTTCCAATCTTCGTCTTCACGAGCTCGCTCGGGCTCGCGCTCCTTCCCGCCGCCGCCGGCTGCGACAAAACCAACCCCGATGACTTCCAGCCACCGGTTCGCGATGCACAGGCCCGCGACACCGGCAGCGACGCGGGCGAGGTCGGGCCCGAAGAGGTGACCTTCCCGCAAGGCTTCCTCTGGGGCTCGGCCACGTCGGCCTTTCAGACCGAAAAGGGCATCGCGCACGCCGATTGGTCCAAGTGGGTGACCCAGGACCCGCCCAAGATCAAGCGCGGCGAAAAGCCCGATGTGGGCGGCCCCGACTCGCTCAACCACATCGACGACGACGTCCGCGCCCTCAAGGAGAGCGGTCAGAACGCCTACCGCTTCTCGATCGAGTGGGCCCGCATCTACCCCACCCGCGAATCGTTCGACAAAGACCTGCCCGATGGCAACGCCCTCGCCGTCTACGATGGCCTGCTCACCAAGCTGCGCGCCGCGGGCATCACGCCGCTGGTCACCTTGGTCCATTTTTCCCTCCCCGACTACCTCGCCACCGCGGGCCAGACGGGATGGGAGGATCCGTCCGCCGTTGCCCTGTTTACCACGTACGCCGAGCGCATGGCCGCGCGCTTCAAGGACAAGGTCGATGATTGGGTGACCATCAACGAGCCGCTGGTGGTCGCCATCTCGGGCTACATCGCAGGGGTTCACCCGCCGGGCGCCGTCGGCCAAACGGCGCGCGCCTTCAAGGTCGCGCAGATTCAAGCGCGCGCCCACGCTCGCGCCTACGACGCGATTCATCGGGTGGATACCGTGTCGGCCGCGGGGCCGGACGCGGGCGGCGTGGCGGCCAGGGTGTCGGTGGCGGCGCACCTGCGCACGTTCCACGCGGAGAACCCCGACAATGCCGAGGACGTGAGCGCCGCCAAGCGCATCGAGTACGTGTGGAACCGCTGGTTCCTCGACGCCATCGTCAAGGGCGACTGGGACGATGACTTCGACGGCAAGCTCGATGGCCCGAACGACAAGCGCGCCGACCCCGAGCTCGTGCGGCGCGCCGATTACATCGGCATCAATTACTATTCGGACACCTTGGTGAGCACCACCGGGAGCCCCAAGATCCCGGGGCTCGACGTGGCGCTGAGCGAGGCCAATCTGAACACCGGGCGCGCGAAGACCGATGTTCGATGGGATATCTACCCCGAGGGCCTCCGCACGGTGCTGCTGGCGGCGAAAGATTACGGCTTGCCTCTGCTGATCACGGAGAACGGGCTGGCCGACGCGTCCGACAAGAACCGACCGCGCTTTCTGGCCGAGCATATCTACCAGGCCGGTTGGGCGATGCAGCAAGGCGTTCCGCTGCTCGGCTATTTTCATTGGTCGCTGGTCGATAATTTCGAATGGGAATCGGGATATTGCCCCAAGTTCGGTCTGTTCTCGTACGATCCCAACACGGGCGCGCGCACCGCCCGTCCGAGCGCCTCGGCGTACCGGGGAATCATCACCGCCGGCAAGCTGCGGCGCGAGACGCTGGCTTCGTTTCCGGCGTACGCTACGCCTACATTCTGCGAGTAG
- a CDS encoding SCP2 sterol-binding domain-containing protein, whose protein sequence is MAVDIKKLFNEELPAALAKNAADAKTIGAKYQINVTGEGEWNIDVSDTGPACKAGSGAADCTITIASEDFQKLIENPQANGMQLFFGGKLKVAGNQMLAMKLQKLFSYK, encoded by the coding sequence ATGGCTGTGGACATCAAAAAGCTGTTCAACGAAGAACTCCCTGCAGCGCTGGCGAAGAACGCGGCGGACGCGAAGACCATCGGCGCAAAATACCAAATCAACGTGACCGGCGAGGGCGAGTGGAACATCGACGTTTCGGACACCGGCCCTGCGTGTAAGGCCGGCAGCGGAGCGGCCGACTGCACGATCACGATCGCCTCCGAAGATTTTCAGAAGCTCATCGAGAATCCGCAAGCGAACGGCATGCAGCTCTTTTTCGGGGGCAAGCTCAAGGTGGCCGGCAATCAAATGCTCGCCATGAAGCTCCAGAAGCTCTTTAGCTACAAGTGA
- a CDS encoding CoA transferase, with translation MSKISGEESGARPSPLSGIKILDLSRLLPGPFASLVLADLGAQVDKIEDPGGGDYLRHMPPAVAGEGGTQSGLFLAINRNKRSAVLDLKKPEGRDALLRLVESYDVVLEQFRPGVMDRLGLPHALLRERNPRLVVCALTGYGQTGPLRLRAGHDINYLARSGVLGFQGPPGAPPAVMGFQLADIGGALWSVIGILAALSARASTGQGSVVDVSMLEASMGFAASSFGQMLAGLMPQRGNETLSGAVAPYGTYETKDGRYVTLGALEPKFLMAFAAGVQVEIDLGALMPGPHQEGLKAKFREIFLSRTLAEWIDFGSRVDCCLEPVLLPEELASDPQLAARRVFFELPSPWGNLLQFRLPVTAPDAQHRPPPHQGEHTRAVLREGGFSDAEIEALHAKGVAVTP, from the coding sequence ATGAGCAAGATTTCGGGCGAAGAATCGGGCGCACGTCCGTCCCCGCTTTCGGGCATCAAGATCCTCGATCTGAGCCGGCTGCTCCCGGGACCGTTCGCATCGTTGGTGCTGGCGGATCTCGGGGCCCAGGTCGACAAGATCGAAGATCCCGGGGGTGGCGATTACCTGCGGCACATGCCGCCGGCGGTGGCAGGCGAAGGCGGCACGCAGTCGGGCCTCTTTCTCGCCATCAATCGAAACAAGCGGAGTGCGGTCCTCGACCTCAAAAAGCCCGAGGGGAGGGACGCGCTCCTGCGCCTCGTCGAGTCCTACGACGTGGTGCTCGAGCAGTTTCGCCCGGGTGTGATGGACCGCCTCGGGCTGCCCCACGCGCTCTTGCGCGAGCGCAACCCGCGCCTGGTGGTGTGCGCGCTCACCGGCTACGGGCAAACGGGCCCGCTCCGTCTGCGTGCGGGCCACGATATCAACTACCTCGCCCGCTCCGGCGTGCTCGGTTTCCAAGGCCCGCCCGGCGCTCCACCGGCGGTCATGGGCTTTCAGCTGGCCGACATCGGTGGCGCCCTCTGGAGCGTGATCGGCATCCTGGCCGCGCTCTCGGCCCGTGCGAGCACGGGGCAGGGGAGCGTCGTCGACGTGTCGATGCTCGAAGCGAGCATGGGGTTCGCCGCGTCGAGCTTCGGGCAGATGCTCGCGGGCCTGATGCCTCAGCGCGGCAACGAAACCTTGTCCGGCGCCGTGGCACCCTACGGCACCTACGAGACGAAAGACGGGCGCTATGTCACGCTCGGCGCGCTGGAGCCCAAGTTCCTGATGGCGTTTGCCGCCGGCGTGCAGGTCGAGATCGATCTGGGGGCCTTGATGCCGGGGCCGCACCAAGAGGGGCTCAAGGCGAAGTTCCGCGAGATCTTCCTGAGCCGCACCTTGGCCGAGTGGATCGACTTCGGCAGCCGCGTCGATTGCTGCCTCGAGCCGGTGCTGCTCCCCGAGGAGCTCGCGAGTGATCCGCAGCTCGCCGCGCGACGGGTGTTCTTCGAGCTGCCCTCGCCGTGGGGGAATCTCCTGCAGTTCCGGTTGCCGGTGACCGCGCCCGATGCGCAGCACCGTCCGCCGCCGCATCAGGGCGAGCATACGCGCGCCGTCTTGCGCGAAGGTGGCTTCTCCGACGCGGAGATCGAGGCGCTGCACGCGAAGGGCGTGGCCGTTACTCCGTAG
- a CDS encoding SMI1/KNR4 family protein, translated as MKKQFRVPSRYRNFLLAANPSKVETVTPVERIRLLPAEEIAKSQPTENWKPSWVVIGESALLSDPYFLDVSKPDPEGDCPVYTAMSGQDKWNPTLAASSFAQFLRIISTAMEIAAGFGDAIMDDEDEDSFREALGPKVKVIDAAALRAGHWT; from the coding sequence TTGAAGAAGCAGTTCCGTGTTCCCTCTCGGTATCGGAATTTTCTTCTGGCGGCGAACCCGTCGAAAGTCGAGACGGTTACGCCCGTGGAGCGCATCCGGCTCCTTCCGGCGGAAGAAATTGCCAAGTCGCAGCCGACCGAGAATTGGAAGCCGTCGTGGGTGGTGATCGGAGAGAGCGCGCTGCTCAGCGATCCCTATTTCCTCGACGTCTCCAAGCCTGATCCGGAGGGAGACTGCCCGGTCTATACGGCGATGAGCGGTCAGGACAAGTGGAACCCCACCTTGGCCGCCTCCAGCTTCGCCCAATTTTTGCGCATCATCTCGACCGCGATGGAAATCGCCGCCGGCTTCGGCGACGCCATCATGGACGACGAAGACGAAGACAGCTTCCGCGAAGCCCTTGGCCCCAAGGTCAAGGTGATCGACGCGGCGGCGCTTCGCGCGGGCCACTGGACTTGA
- a CDS encoding uracil phosphoribosyltransferase, with protein sequence METAYAKSNYRAPEIAHRYGPNVHLLDDPLSLTQLARLCARETGQPHVGRLVRTLYERLSEVVLAAEFPRVRIDVPTRMVSSSPSAVYRGVAIGPSTKAVSVGIARAGTMPSQVVYDLLNEVLDPQGVRQDHLFMSRTTDNDGRVTGASWHDAKIGGDVDGRIIVIPDPMGATGSSVASAISHYKTKIGGTPAKCITMHLMVTPEYVKRVLSVHPDTIIYALRLDRGLSPPEVLETVPGTRWDEERGLDEHQYIVPGAGGVGELLNNAWV encoded by the coding sequence GTGGAAACCGCGTACGCGAAGAGCAACTACCGAGCGCCCGAGATCGCGCATCGGTACGGGCCCAATGTTCACCTGCTCGATGATCCGCTGTCGCTGACACAACTCGCGCGCCTCTGTGCGCGCGAGACGGGTCAACCGCATGTGGGCCGGCTGGTGCGGACGCTGTACGAGCGGCTGAGCGAGGTGGTGCTGGCCGCCGAGTTCCCGCGGGTCCGCATCGATGTGCCCACGCGCATGGTGTCGTCATCGCCCTCGGCGGTGTACCGCGGTGTTGCCATCGGGCCATCGACGAAGGCCGTGAGCGTGGGGATCGCGCGCGCGGGCACCATGCCGTCGCAGGTCGTCTACGATCTGCTGAACGAGGTGCTCGATCCGCAGGGCGTGCGGCAAGACCACCTCTTCATGTCGCGCACCACCGACAACGACGGTCGTGTGACCGGCGCCTCCTGGCACGACGCGAAGATCGGCGGCGACGTCGATGGCCGCATCATCGTCATCCCCGATCCCATGGGGGCGACGGGCAGCTCGGTGGCGAGCGCCATCTCGCACTACAAGACCAAAATCGGCGGCACGCCGGCCAAGTGCATCACCATGCACCTGATGGTGACCCCGGAGTACGTCAAGCGCGTGCTCAGCGTGCACCCCGACACCATCATCTACGCCCTCCGCCTCGATCGCGGTCTATCCCCACCGGAGGTGCTCGAGACCGTCCCCGGCACACGCTGGGACGAGGAGCGCGGCCTCGACGAGCACCAGTACATCGTGCCCGGCGCCGGCGGCGTGGGTGAGCTGCTCAACAACGCGTGGGTCTGA